In Meiothermus ruber DSM 1279, the following proteins share a genomic window:
- a CDS encoding copper resistance protein CopC yields the protein MVIALRPGLGPGVYVVLWRVLSVDSHTTQGFFVFVVEP from the coding sequence GTGGTCATAGCCCTCAGACCGGGTTTGGGCCCTGGGGTGTATGTGGTGCTGTGGCGGGTGCTTTCGGTGGACTCACACACCACCCAGGGGTTTTTTGTGTTTGTCGTAGAGCCCTGA
- a CDS encoding NUDIX hydrolase: MSHRVLGAGGVLFNPQGQVLLIRDRLGYWCFPKGHLDPGESLEQAALREVEEETGLRGTVRQKLSTTRYQNNRGIDREIHWFLMTGEGTIRLERGLHGAGFFDPAEARRLLAFPEDVRLLDEALVQARAQGLSVDLD, translated from the coding sequence ATGAGCCATAGGGTGCTGGGTGCGGGTGGTGTGCTGTTCAATCCCCAGGGGCAGGTTCTGCTCATTCGAGACCGGCTGGGCTACTGGTGTTTCCCCAAGGGGCACCTGGATCCAGGGGAAAGTTTGGAGCAGGCCGCCTTGCGCGAAGTTGAAGAGGAAACCGGCCTTAGAGGCACTGTAAGACAAAAACTGTCCACCACGCGCTACCAAAACAACAGGGGTATCGATCGGGAGATTCACTGGTTTTTGATGACAGGGGAGGGTACGATTCGGCTCGAGCGGGGTTTGCACGGGGCGGGCTTCTTTGATCCAGCAGAAGCAAGGCGTTTGCTGGCCTTTCCCGAGGATGTCCGCTTGCTGGATGAGGCCCTGGTGCAGGCTCGAGCGCAGGGTTTGAGCGTAGACTTAGATTAA
- a CDS encoding HEPN domain-containing protein yields the protein MPGKGNNPKAWLLRAKGSLARASAGRLAPEILYEDLCFDAQQAAEKALKALLLAHHQPFPKTHDIGLLLQQLEAAGMALPEEIRAAEVLSFYAVVTRYPGDYPDLDEAAYLEALELAQRVVAWVDKQL from the coding sequence ATGCCGGGTAAGGGCAACAACCCCAAAGCCTGGTTGCTGCGGGCTAAAGGCAGCCTGGCCCGCGCCAGCGCAGGCCGCCTCGCCCCAGAAATTCTTTACGAAGACCTCTGCTTCGACGCGCAGCAAGCTGCCGAAAAAGCCCTCAAGGCCCTGCTGCTGGCACACCACCAGCCCTTCCCCAAAACACACGACATCGGCCTCTTGTTGCAGCAGTTGGAAGCAGCGGGCATGGCCTTACCGGAGGAGATCAGAGCTGCCGAGGTGCTGTCTTTTTACGCCGTGGTAACCCGCTACCCAGGGGATTACCCCGATCTGGATGAAGCCGCTTACCTGGAAGCCCTCGAGCTCGCCCAGCGGGTGGTGGCCTGGGTGGACAAGCAACTTTAG
- a CDS encoding copper resistance CopC family protein, translated as MRWYVGLLLLVAPVFAHAEYRSSTPPANATLRTMPRSVTINFSEAVEVRLSSFKVYPLETPPAALGNFTQLRRLARSLVQQVLPLRNDTTRRVDAGVSTTARTSKSVTVLLKPGLQPGAYVVMWKNLGVDGHTETDFFVFVYKPS; from the coding sequence ATGCGCTGGTATGTCGGTTTATTGTTGTTGGTGGCTCCGGTTTTTGCCCACGCCGAGTACAGAAGCTCCACCCCACCGGCCAACGCCACCCTTCGAACCATGCCCCGGTCGGTGACCATAAACTTTAGTGAGGCCGTGGAGGTGCGGCTCTCGAGCTTCAAGGTTTATCCCCTCGAGACCCCTCCAGCGGCCCTGGGTAACTTTACGCAGCTCAGGCGCCTGGCCCGTTCCCTGGTGCAGCAGGTGCTGCCTTTGCGCAACGACACCACCCGCCGGGTGGACGCCGGGGTGAGCACCACCGCTCGCACCAGCAAGAGTGTCACGGTGCTGCTGAAGCCGGGCCTGCAGCCGGGGGCCTATGTGGTGATGTGGAAAAACCTGGGGGTGGATGGGCACACCGAGACCGATTTTTTCGTGTTTGTCTACAAGCCGTCCTAG
- a CDS encoding DUF1028 domain-containing protein: MKANQPVHTFSLVARDPDTGDLGIAVASKFLAVGFVVPWAKAGVGALATQSYVNPSFGPIGLALMEAGAGPEDILAVFARNDPDLARRQFGYVLASGESLSYTGQECQAWAGSRFGPGYAAQGNLLAGPEVLEALEHTFLNRTDLAFPERLLEALFQADRAGGDRRGRQSAALLVVGTGKGYGGMERWIDLRVDDHPDPVAELRRLLSIHRLLFGAGEPGRPLHSDEIAWIQALLRRQGLYTGEASGVWDEATEKAFVMLVGMENLEERYRGGPVLDEMVLKYLQEKFA; the protein is encoded by the coding sequence ATGAAGGCGAACCAGCCGGTTCACACCTTTTCACTGGTGGCCCGCGACCCCGATACCGGCGACTTAGGGATTGCGGTTGCCAGCAAATTTCTTGCGGTCGGTTTTGTGGTGCCCTGGGCTAAAGCGGGCGTGGGTGCACTGGCGACCCAGTCCTACGTCAACCCCAGCTTCGGCCCCATAGGCCTGGCCTTGATGGAGGCGGGAGCCGGCCCGGAGGATATTTTGGCGGTGTTTGCCCGCAACGACCCCGATCTGGCCAGGCGCCAGTTTGGCTATGTGCTGGCTTCAGGTGAGAGCCTGAGTTACACCGGGCAGGAATGCCAGGCCTGGGCCGGCAGCCGCTTTGGCCCTGGCTATGCGGCCCAGGGTAACTTACTGGCCGGGCCGGAGGTACTGGAGGCGCTCGAGCACACCTTCCTAAACCGCACCGACCTGGCCTTTCCCGAGCGCCTGCTGGAAGCCTTGTTCCAGGCCGACCGGGCCGGGGGTGACCGGCGGGGCCGGCAGTCGGCTGCGTTGCTGGTGGTGGGTACAGGAAAGGGCTACGGGGGCATGGAGCGCTGGATTGACCTGCGGGTAGACGATCATCCCGACCCGGTAGCAGAGCTGCGGCGGCTGCTGAGCATCCACCGGCTGCTTTTTGGCGCGGGCGAGCCGGGCCGACCTTTACACTCCGACGAGATTGCCTGGATTCAGGCTCTGCTCCGCCGCCAGGGGCTTTACACCGGTGAAGCCAGTGGGGTCTGGGACGAGGCCACCGAAAAAGCCTTTGTAATGCTCGTTGGAATGGAGAACCTCGAGGAGCGCTACCGGGGTGGGCCGGTTTTGGATGAGATGGTTCTCAAGTACTTGCAGGAGAAGTTTGCATGA
- a CDS encoding DUF456 domain-containing protein: MNAFADWLFVAVWLVALVATFIPVVPAGFVIIGVALLHELLLGFREITIPVWIVLGFLTVLSSLVDNIAGAIGARRYGGSRQGVWGAFIGGLLGLFVLPPLGLFLMPFVGAYVGELVAGRSIQEALRGAWGAVVGLLGGLAGKFLIHLLMGILVIQAIF; encoded by the coding sequence GTGAACGCTTTTGCCGACTGGCTGTTTGTGGCGGTGTGGTTGGTGGCCCTGGTGGCGACCTTTATTCCGGTGGTTCCGGCTGGGTTTGTCATTATTGGGGTGGCGCTGCTGCACGAATTGCTGCTGGGGTTTAGAGAAATCACCATACCGGTCTGGATTGTTTTGGGCTTTCTAACGGTGCTTTCTTCGCTGGTGGACAATATTGCTGGGGCCATAGGGGCCCGGCGTTATGGAGGCAGCCGACAGGGGGTCTGGGGCGCTTTTATTGGGGGTCTTCTGGGTCTTTTTGTTCTGCCTCCCCTGGGCTTGTTCCTGATGCCCTTTGTGGGCGCTTACGTGGGGGAGCTGGTGGCAGGGCGTTCGATCCAGGAGGCCCTGCGGGGGGCCTGGGGGGCGGTGGTAGGGCTGTTGGGAGGGTTGGCGGGTAAGTTTCTAATACACCTGCTGATGGGTATTTTGGTCATTCAGGCCATCTTCTAG
- a CDS encoding gamma carbonic anhydrase family protein: protein MAVYRLGEHVPQIHPSAFIAPNALIVGQAEIGENASVWFGAVVRSDTERVVIGAGSNVQDGAILHADPGDPCILGQNVTVGHRAVVHGALIEDRALIGIGAVVLNKARVGKGAMVGAGAVVPPGMEIPEGMLAIGIPAKVRGPVEPTQNAERYVELSRYYLAHLAPIAPIGRYHITLRGQDALNPFSDLHLQLKRGEPEALAALRAIAEGRTRDAKPEVLQELVREGLIRPI from the coding sequence ATGGCCGTCTACCGACTGGGCGAACACGTACCCCAAATTCATCCCAGCGCCTTTATTGCCCCCAACGCGCTAATTGTGGGCCAGGCCGAAATAGGCGAGAATGCCTCGGTCTGGTTTGGCGCGGTGGTGCGCTCCGATACCGAGCGGGTGGTGATAGGCGCTGGAAGCAACGTGCAGGACGGTGCCATCCTACATGCTGATCCGGGCGATCCCTGTATCCTGGGACAGAACGTAACGGTGGGCCACCGGGCGGTGGTGCACGGGGCGCTGATAGAAGATAGGGCCCTTATTGGGATTGGTGCGGTGGTGCTCAACAAAGCCCGGGTGGGAAAAGGGGCGATGGTGGGCGCCGGGGCGGTGGTGCCGCCCGGGATGGAAATTCCGGAAGGCATGCTGGCAATCGGCATTCCCGCCAAGGTGCGCGGCCCGGTGGAGCCAACCCAGAACGCCGAGCGCTATGTGGAGCTTTCGCGCTACTACCTGGCCCACCTGGCGCCGATTGCACCCATTGGCCGCTACCACATCACCCTGCGCGGACAGGATGCCCTCAACCCCTTCAGCGACCTGCACCTGCAGCTCAAGCGAGGAGAACCCGAAGCCCTGGCAGCCCTGCGGGCCATTGCCGAGGGCCGAACCCGGGATGCTAAGCCAGAGGTGCTGCAAGAGCTGGTTCGGGAGGGGTTGATCCGCCCGATATAG
- a CDS encoding nucleotidyltransferase domain-containing protein, with protein MEYPELKPVLERILEVVPAQQIILFGSRAKGQARPDSDYDLLVVVPEEYITLENYKALYRCLGQVRRSFGVDLILTTPEQLERARKAWMPLYSEAQHNGQIVYAG; from the coding sequence ATGGAATACCCCGAGCTAAAGCCGGTATTGGAGCGCATTCTGGAAGTCGTACCGGCCCAGCAGATTATTTTGTTCGGCTCGAGGGCCAAAGGCCAGGCCCGCCCGGACAGCGATTACGATTTGCTGGTGGTGGTGCCAGAAGAGTACATCACCCTAGAAAACTATAAAGCGCTGTACCGCTGCCTCGGCCAGGTCAGGCGAAGCTTTGGGGTAGATTTGATTCTGACTACACCCGAACAGCTCGAGCGCGCGCGCAAGGCTTGGATGCCCCTCTATTCCGAAGCGCAGCACAACGGTCAGATTGTGTATGCCGGGTAA
- a CDS encoding DUF502 domain-containing protein — translation MAARLRRYFITGLLSTLPIAVTLYFLWWVYNWSNSLIESILRIIGAEPARWLSPFLPILGILATLGLVILVGALAGNYVGRLVLGAIDRSIKTIPLVREVYNAVQQIAHTLLGQPEVQFQRAALIEYPRKGLYTLCFIASPQVGKRLSPLPEGYTVVLVPTSPVPASGMAIIVPTADVIPLDISIEDALKYVVSAGFILPNQRAKQLLETGSLPPEPSA, via the coding sequence ATGGCCGCTCGACTTCGACGCTACTTCATTACCGGTCTGCTTTCTACCTTGCCCATCGCGGTCACGCTGTATTTCCTGTGGTGGGTGTACAACTGGTCAAACAGCCTTATCGAGAGCATTCTGCGAATCATCGGTGCCGAGCCTGCCCGCTGGCTATCACCGTTTCTGCCCATTCTGGGCATTCTCGCCACGCTGGGCCTGGTGATCCTGGTGGGCGCACTGGCCGGGAACTATGTGGGGCGGCTCGTTCTGGGGGCCATTGACCGCAGCATCAAAACCATTCCCCTGGTGCGCGAAGTCTACAACGCCGTGCAGCAGATCGCCCACACCCTGCTGGGCCAGCCCGAGGTGCAATTCCAGCGTGCAGCGCTCATCGAATACCCCCGCAAGGGCCTGTATACCTTGTGTTTTATCGCCAGCCCCCAGGTCGGCAAACGCCTGTCGCCCTTACCCGAAGGATACACGGTGGTGCTCGTACCTACCAGCCCGGTGCCTGCATCCGGAATGGCCATCATCGTGCCCACCGCGGACGTAATTCCCCTGGACATTAGCATTGAAGACGCCCTCAAGTACGTGGTATCGGCAGGCTTCATCCTGCCCAATCAACGGGCCAAACAACTCCTCGAGACCGGCTCGCTCCCCCCCGAACCCAGCGCCTAG
- a CDS encoding nucleotidyltransferase domain-containing protein produces the protein MNHPELQPVLERILEVVPAQQIILFGSRAKGQARPDSDYDLLVVVPPELPKRPTAQSIHRALLGLLVPVDLVVAHPADLERYRTAWMTIYPEALQGGQVLYAA, from the coding sequence ATGAACCACCCCGAGCTACAGCCGGTATTAGAGCGCATTCTGGAGGTGGTGCCGGCCCAGCAGATTATTCTCTTTGGCTCGAGGGCCAAAGGCCAGGCCCGCCCAGACAGCGATTACGATTTGCTGGTGGTGGTGCCGCCCGAACTGCCCAAACGCCCTACCGCCCAGTCCATCCACCGGGCTTTGCTGGGGCTGCTGGTGCCTGTTGATCTGGTGGTGGCGCATCCAGCCGACCTGGAGCGCTACCGCACCGCCTGGATGACCATTTATCCGGAAGCGCTGCAGGGCGGACAAGTGCTGTATGCGGCCTGA
- a CDS encoding DUF2946 family protein, with product MRLMMRGSKSSTPRALAALGLVGLVCLTSLLFGLRGVVMFSIEPTATQPHEATHHGTEKTHHHLEHCPLCVLHMLLPDLTPVLNGVLVASLVARLWSGAQQARDEFLKAVAARGPPLAIHGIF from the coding sequence ATGCGATTGATGATGCGGGGCAGCAAGTCCAGCACCCCTCGAGCCCTGGCTGCACTTGGGCTGGTGGGCCTGGTATGCCTGACCTCGCTGTTGTTTGGTCTGCGTGGGGTGGTGATGTTCTCCATAGAACCCACAGCCACCCAACCGCATGAAGCCACCCACCACGGCACCGAAAAAACCCATCACCACCTCGAGCATTGCCCGCTTTGCGTTTTGCATATGCTGCTGCCCGACCTAACCCCGGTGCTGAATGGGGTTCTTGTGGCCTCTTTGGTGGCGCGGCTCTGGTCTGGGGCGCAGCAGGCCCGGGATGAGTTTCTGAAAGCCGTGGCGGCTCGAGGGCCGCCCCTAGCTATACACGGCATTTTTTAG
- a CDS encoding copper resistance CopC family protein, translated as MRAFWMIAATLALAGVAHAHAYLVNSSPVENVLLRRPPGEVRLSFTEAVELRFSQFAVYALEVPNERWREAGWLQEQAKALAEKALSAGGVKPAGRVDAGLTLKMWS; from the coding sequence ATGAGAGCCTTTTGGATGATTGCTGCGACCCTGGCTTTGGCTGGGGTCGCGCATGCGCACGCCTATCTGGTGAACAGTTCACCCGTCGAGAACGTGCTGCTTCGCAGGCCGCCGGGTGAGGTGCGGCTGAGTTTTACCGAGGCGGTGGAACTGCGCTTTTCGCAATTTGCGGTGTACGCCCTCGAGGTGCCCAATGAGCGCTGGCGGGAGGCGGGCTGGTTGCAAGAACAGGCCAAAGCCCTGGCAGAGAAGGCGTTGTCCGCTGGAGGGGTTAAACCAGCAGGGCGGGTGGATGCCGGGCTGACGCTGAAAATGTGGTCATAG
- the topA gene encoding type I DNA topoisomerase — protein MPDSTLIVVESPAKAKSIQKMLGAGYEVRASKGHIADLPEHELGVDTQADFAPQYTVKKDKQPIVEELKRAARGKRVLIATDPDREGEAIGWHVARLLGLNPQTPLRVEFHEITPKVVRAAVQKPRPIDQSLVDAQQARRVLDRLVGYQLSPVLSMEFRRRALSAGRVQSVALRLLVEREQEIEAFVPQEHWSLEGRFESEGQQFKAMLYSLGSERVQSGDKFLITSEKQAQEIARLAKDVSGYRIGSIERRERRRNAPPPFITSTLQQAASSRLGWTASRTMRVAQKLYEGIDLPEGTVGLITYMRTDSTRVSQEALAEVRAFIPRHFGPAYLPEKPNFFAGKKAANAQDAHEAIRPTSTERTPDALRKHLSDEEYRLYQLIWQRFVASQMTPAVFDQTTVTVVGASGTPSGDLIFRAVGSVLKFDGYLRVYGREEGDEAENRLPPLQENASARLLEVTPEQHFTEPPPRYTDASLVKTLEEMGIGRPSTYAPTIDTLERRGYLERSGKSLKPTPLGREVTGYLIKSFPDVVAYDFTAQLESRLDEIEEGKAAWPKVVREFYEPFLKDFAKVPQKLCPKCGRPLELKVSRFGQFLGCTGYPECKHTERLELKKEPEPIGEACPACGEGQLVRRHGRYGSFISCSRYPECKYTRDEAPSTGIECPKCHAGEVVQKTSKRGKPYYRCNNPACDFLSFDPLLPDKCPLCGWNEVAKGRSGKRACTNPGCERYGGPKLEALNQRRTKSSSKTSGTAKNKVKDRAKASATWADLEPFITKAGLTPEQAEVARRTQGQQKQVAAVAKALNQPEEAVLKLFRQAMFKLRMEYGKARKEAVSA, from the coding sequence ATGCCGGATTCAACCTTAATTGTTGTGGAATCACCCGCCAAAGCCAAAAGCATTCAAAAAATGCTGGGCGCTGGCTATGAGGTGCGGGCCAGCAAAGGTCACATAGCCGATCTGCCCGAGCACGAACTGGGGGTGGATACCCAGGCCGATTTTGCACCGCAGTACACTGTCAAAAAAGACAAACAACCCATTGTGGAAGAGCTCAAGCGGGCGGCTCGAGGCAAACGGGTGCTCATCGCCACCGACCCCGACCGCGAGGGTGAGGCCATCGGTTGGCACGTGGCCCGGCTGCTGGGCCTCAACCCGCAAACCCCTCTACGGGTGGAGTTCCATGAGATTACCCCCAAGGTGGTGCGGGCCGCCGTGCAGAAGCCACGCCCAATAGACCAAAGCCTGGTCGATGCCCAGCAGGCCCGGAGGGTGCTGGATCGGCTGGTGGGCTACCAGCTCTCGCCGGTGCTGAGCATGGAGTTTCGGCGCCGGGCCCTATCGGCGGGCCGGGTGCAATCGGTCGCATTGCGGCTGCTGGTTGAGCGGGAGCAGGAAATCGAGGCCTTTGTTCCTCAGGAACACTGGAGCCTCGAGGGTCGGTTCGAGTCGGAGGGCCAGCAGTTTAAAGCCATGCTGTACAGCCTGGGCTCGGAGCGGGTGCAGTCCGGCGATAAATTCCTGATCACCAGTGAAAAACAGGCCCAGGAGATCGCCCGGCTCGCAAAAGATGTCTCAGGTTACCGCATCGGCAGCATCGAGCGCCGTGAGCGGCGCCGCAATGCCCCTCCCCCTTTCATCACCTCGACCCTCCAGCAAGCGGCCAGCAGCAGGCTGGGCTGGACAGCCAGCCGCACCATGCGCGTGGCCCAGAAGCTTTACGAGGGGATTGATCTGCCCGAGGGCACCGTGGGCCTCATCACCTATATGCGCACCGACTCAACTCGAGTCTCGCAGGAGGCCCTGGCCGAGGTGCGGGCCTTTATCCCGCGCCACTTTGGGCCGGCCTACCTGCCCGAGAAGCCCAATTTTTTTGCGGGCAAAAAAGCCGCCAACGCCCAGGACGCGCACGAGGCCATCCGTCCTACCTCGACCGAACGAACCCCAGACGCGCTGCGCAAGCACCTCAGCGACGAGGAGTACAGGTTATACCAGCTTATCTGGCAGCGCTTTGTGGCCTCACAGATGACCCCAGCGGTTTTTGATCAGACCACCGTGACGGTGGTTGGGGCCAGTGGAACCCCCAGCGGCGACCTGATCTTCCGGGCGGTGGGTTCGGTGCTGAAGTTCGACGGTTACCTGCGGGTGTATGGGCGGGAAGAAGGCGACGAAGCCGAAAACCGGCTACCGCCCCTACAGGAAAACGCCAGCGCCCGCCTGCTGGAGGTTACGCCTGAGCAGCATTTCACCGAGCCGCCCCCACGGTACACCGATGCCAGCCTGGTCAAAACCCTCGAGGAGATGGGCATCGGGCGGCCTTCGACCTACGCCCCCACCATCGACACCCTCGAGCGCCGGGGTTACCTCGAGCGCAGCGGCAAGTCGCTAAAGCCCACCCCGCTGGGCCGCGAGGTTACCGGCTACCTGATTAAGAGCTTCCCCGACGTGGTGGCCTACGATTTTACCGCCCAGCTCGAGTCCCGCCTCGACGAGATCGAGGAGGGCAAAGCCGCCTGGCCCAAGGTGGTGCGTGAGTTTTACGAACCTTTCCTCAAGGACTTTGCCAAGGTGCCGCAAAAACTCTGCCCTAAATGCGGGCGGCCCCTGGAGCTCAAGGTCTCGAGGTTCGGGCAGTTTTTGGGCTGCACCGGCTACCCCGAGTGCAAACACACCGAACGCCTCGAGCTCAAAAAAGAACCCGAGCCCATCGGGGAAGCCTGCCCAGCCTGTGGGGAGGGTCAACTGGTGCGCCGGCACGGGCGCTACGGCAGTTTTATTAGCTGTAGCCGCTACCCCGAGTGCAAGTACACCCGCGACGAGGCCCCTTCCACCGGGATCGAGTGCCCCAAATGCCACGCGGGCGAGGTCGTGCAAAAAACCAGCAAGCGGGGCAAGCCTTACTACCGCTGCAACAACCCGGCCTGCGACTTTTTATCCTTCGACCCGTTGCTGCCGGACAAGTGCCCCCTTTGCGGTTGGAACGAGGTGGCCAAGGGTCGCAGCGGCAAGCGGGCCTGTACCAATCCAGGCTGTGAACGCTACGGCGGGCCCAAGCTCGAGGCTCTGAACCAGCGGCGCACAAAAAGCAGCAGTAAAACCTCCGGTACAGCCAAAAACAAGGTCAAGGACAGGGCCAAAGCCAGCGCCACCTGGGCCGACCTCGAGCCCTTCATCACCAAAGCCGGCCTCACCCCCGAGCAAGCCGAGGTGGCCCGCCGCACCCAGGGCCAGCAAAAGCAGGTAGCTGCCGTGGCCAAAGCCCTCAATCAGCCCGAAGAGGCCGTGTTGAAACTCTTCCGCCAGGCCATGTTCAAGCTGCGCATGGAGTACGGCAAGGCCCGCAAAGAAGCGGTAAGCGCCTAG
- a CDS encoding HEPN domain-containing protein: protein MRPDSTDPQAWLARAKSNLALAAAGPITPEVYLEDLCFEAQQAAEKALKALLIAHNVPFPRTHAIGLLLSLVQTHVLEPPTGVLEAAQLTPYGTLGRYPGEDDPVTEDEYHKALELAQRVVAWVEAQMAC, encoded by the coding sequence ATGCGGCCTGATTCCACCGACCCCCAAGCCTGGCTGGCTCGAGCCAAGAGTAATCTGGCCCTGGCAGCTGCCGGCCCTATCACTCCTGAGGTTTACCTCGAGGATCTCTGCTTTGAGGCCCAACAAGCTGCTGAAAAAGCCCTCAAAGCCTTGTTGATCGCACACAATGTCCCCTTTCCTCGCACCCATGCTATAGGGCTGCTGCTTTCCTTAGTGCAAACCCATGTTCTAGAGCCACCTACCGGTGTGCTCGAGGCCGCCCAGCTCACTCCCTATGGCACCCTGGGCCGCTACCCCGGCGAGGACGACCCCGTGACCGAGGACGAGTACCATAAAGCCCTCGAGCTCGCCCAGCGGGTGGTGGCCTGGGTGGAGGCACAGATGGCGTGCTAG
- a CDS encoding acetyl-CoA hydrolase/transferase family protein: MEGISRTGKALGRSEVEKVYQSKLVSLDAAAGMIKSHSRVFVSGNAATPTPLLEALAQRKDELEQVELVHVLQLGPDPFLAPEMEGHFRRRSLFVGPADREAVNSGRADYVPISLHQVPWLFKRGVLPLDYALVQVSPPDEFGFVSLGVEVIAAKAAVEQARRVIALVNPRMPRTLGDTFVHVSKFAAFVEVDFPLPVLPRDTFGEVEARIGKYVADLIDDGCTLQMGIGAIPDAVLANLTGRQDLGIHTEMISDGVMEALEKGLVTGQRKTLLPGKVVGTFVLGSERLYRFVHNNPLFEMRPADWVNNPINIARNDHMIAINSALEVDLTGQVCADSIGTRIYSGFGGQLDFIRGAAASNGGKPIIALPSSGKDGSFSRIVSLLKTGAGVVTTRADVHYVVTEYGVAELFGKSLRERAQALISIAHPNFREELSRAAFERGLLPKSYPGFSAPQ, translated from the coding sequence ATGGAAGGGATTTCACGTACCGGAAAAGCCCTGGGGCGCAGCGAAGTAGAAAAGGTGTACCAAAGCAAGCTGGTCAGCCTGGATGCCGCGGCTGGCATGATTAAGAGCCACTCAAGGGTCTTTGTCTCGGGCAATGCGGCGACCCCCACCCCCCTGCTGGAGGCCCTGGCCCAGCGCAAAGACGAGCTGGAGCAGGTTGAGCTGGTGCATGTCTTGCAGCTTGGCCCCGACCCCTTCCTGGCCCCCGAGATGGAGGGGCATTTCCGCCGACGCTCGCTGTTTGTAGGCCCCGCCGATCGCGAGGCAGTCAACTCCGGCCGGGCCGATTACGTGCCCATCTCGCTGCATCAAGTACCCTGGCTGTTCAAGCGGGGTGTGCTGCCCCTGGATTACGCCCTGGTACAGGTTTCCCCCCCGGACGAATTCGGTTTTGTGAGCCTGGGTGTGGAGGTAATCGCCGCCAAGGCCGCGGTAGAACAGGCCCGGCGGGTTATTGCCCTGGTCAACCCGCGAATGCCCCGCACGCTGGGCGACACCTTTGTGCACGTGTCGAAGTTCGCCGCCTTTGTGGAAGTGGATTTTCCGCTTCCGGTACTACCGCGCGACACGTTTGGTGAAGTCGAGGCCAGGATTGGCAAGTACGTGGCCGATCTAATTGACGACGGCTGTACCCTGCAGATGGGCATTGGGGCCATACCGGACGCCGTGCTGGCTAACCTTACCGGCCGCCAGGATCTGGGCATCCACACCGAGATGATCTCCGATGGCGTGATGGAGGCCTTAGAAAAGGGCCTCGTCACCGGGCAGCGCAAAACCTTGCTCCCCGGCAAAGTGGTGGGCACCTTTGTGCTGGGTTCCGAGCGGCTGTACCGCTTCGTGCACAACAACCCCCTTTTCGAGATGCGGCCCGCCGACTGGGTCAACAACCCCATCAACATAGCCCGCAACGACCATATGATCGCCATCAACTCGGCCCTCGAGGTCGACCTCACCGGCCAGGTTTGCGCCGACTCCATCGGCACCCGGATTTACTCCGGCTTTGGTGGCCAGCTCGACTTTATCCGTGGGGCCGCGGCCAGCAACGGCGGCAAACCCATCATTGCCCTCCCCAGCAGCGGCAAGGATGGAAGCTTTAGTCGGATTGTTTCTCTACTCAAAACCGGCGCCGGCGTTGTAACCACCCGGGCCGATGTGCACTATGTGGTCACCGAGTACGGCGTGGCCGAGCTGTTCGGCAAAAGCCTGCGCGAGCGGGCCCAGGCTCTTATCAGCATTGCACACCCCAACTTCCGTGAGGAGCTAAGCCGGGCCGCGTTTGAACGAGGCTTGCTGCCCAAAAGCTACCCCGGTTTTTCTGCTCCACAGTAA